Genomic DNA from Nitrospirota bacterium:
GTTCAAAAATCGGGTCCTGCCTCACCTCTATCTCGTAACCCTTGTCCTGAAGCAGGAGTGCATTCCGGATCCCGAAATAAGATGGAACGACAACCCTGTTTAAACCTCTCTCCCTCAGAAATTCCCGTAATACATCCACCGTGCCTGGATTCTCTGTACCTGCATTCTTTGCCGCCTCTTCATAGCGCGAATAAGATAAAACTGTGTTTACTTTAGCCTGTGATTTTGCCCTGTCCAGTTCAAGATCACTCATCATAATAACTTTTTCATCACCTATCTGTAAAAAAATGAACGGATCAGGTGCAAGAAACCCAGTCGCATAGTAAAGGTTTGAATCCGTCTCACTTGACGAGATTAACAAAGTTGCCTCTTGTGTTTTCATCTTTTTTATGTTAATACATTACTGGCTTAAAATCAAAAGTTATGTCACCTGTAACACATTCTGGTATACTATGAGCTCAGATGAAAGAAGAAGACACAGACGGGAGCTGATTTCACCTCATCTCAAAGTCGTCGTACCTGAAGATAATCAATCATTCGGTGCCTTTATTACCAACATAAGCGGTGGCGGCGTTGAGGTCTATTCTGACAGCAGACTGGAACAGGGACAGAACGTAGATTTATTTATTTCCTTTGAGACAGATCCAAAGACAGGTAAAGATGAAGTCGTAAAGGGAAGCGTA
This window encodes:
- a CDS encoding PilZ domain-containing protein codes for the protein MSSDERRRHRRELISPHLKVVVPEDNQSFGAFITNISGGGVEVYSDSRLEQGQNVDLFISFETDPKTGKDEVVKGSVKWVKLFGNRFLIGIAFKDINKDVHPILSGLLDFVK